In a genomic window of Nostoc sp. UHCC 0870:
- a CDS encoding exosortase-dependent surface protein XDP2, with protein sequence MKAKNIFISTGLVLSAVLGASSSAQAASFVTKTNPDPVLDPTQDIFLESITQDGQIFTPDVNLFRVNSATIISNTPVVFNVPNTGAASSDKGDNASNPISGNPPTSIIPENNPDNDDIKDYLGNFNLNNIIDTEDNGAFEIDLTFETFVSKSDGGRDNLFFYERGSNSDLLVQALDTTGNTIGTAFKITRNLWTPAGYSINTLEVASAQAVGSYGLNFLQLGLADDAVIGGVKLIAESSFNGPDFKVFAGQTGEPIVHTPEPTTMIGLGSIAGLALLRRRQTKKASV encoded by the coding sequence ATGAAAGCTAAAAATATATTTATCTCAACCGGACTTGTTCTCAGTGCTGTCTTAGGTGCTTCTAGCTCTGCTCAAGCGGCTAGCTTCGTAACCAAAACTAACCCAGATCCTGTTCTAGATCCAACACAAGATATTTTCTTAGAGTCTATTACGCAGGATGGGCAGATATTTACTCCCGATGTTAATCTTTTCAGAGTTAATAGTGCCACAATCATATCCAACACACCCGTAGTATTTAATGTTCCAAATACTGGTGCGGCTAGCAGTGATAAAGGTGATAACGCCTCTAATCCTATATCTGGTAATCCCCCAACTAGTATCATTCCAGAAAATAATCCAGATAATGATGACATCAAAGATTACTTAGGCAACTTCAACTTAAATAATATTATCGATACTGAAGATAATGGTGCGTTTGAGATTGATTTAACGTTTGAAACTTTCGTTAGCAAAAGCGACGGTGGGAGAGACAACCTATTCTTCTATGAACGCGGTAGTAACAGTGATCTCCTAGTTCAAGCACTGGATACTACTGGCAACACTATCGGTACTGCCTTTAAAATCACCCGTAACCTATGGACTCCTGCTGGCTACAGCATTAATACACTAGAAGTTGCTTCTGCTCAAGCTGTAGGCTCTTATGGATTAAACTTCTTACAGTTGGGATTAGCTGATGACGCAGTAATTGGTGGTGTGAAATTAATTGCTGAAAGCAGCTTTAATGGGCCTGATTTCAAAGTATTCGCTGGTCAGACTGGTGAGCCAATAGTACATACCCCTGAACCTACCACTATGATTGGCTTAGGTTCAATTGCCGGACTTGCTTTGTTGCGCCGTCGTCAGACAAAGAAAGCTTCTGTTTAA
- the rpaB gene encoding response regulator transcription factor RpaB: MESHKEKILVVDDEASIRRILETRLSMIGYDVVTAGDGEEALETFRKSDPDLVVLDVMMPKLDGYGVCQELRKESDVPIIMLTALGDVADRITGLELGADDYVVKPFSPKELEARIRSVLRRVDKTGASGIPSSGVIHVGNIKIDTNKRQVYKGDERIRLTGMEFSLLELLVSRSGEAFSRSEILQEVWGYTPERHVDTRVVDVHISRLRAKLEDDPSNPELILTARGTGYLFQRIIEPGEE; the protein is encoded by the coding sequence TTGGAAAGTCATAAAGAAAAAATTCTGGTAGTAGACGATGAAGCCAGCATTCGCCGGATTTTGGAAACGCGCCTTTCAATGATCGGCTACGATGTAGTCACAGCCGGCGATGGAGAAGAAGCATTAGAAACTTTTCGTAAGTCTGATCCTGACTTGGTAGTTTTGGATGTGATGATGCCAAAACTAGATGGTTATGGTGTCTGTCAAGAGTTACGTAAAGAATCAGACGTACCCATTATCATGTTAACAGCGTTGGGTGACGTAGCCGATCGCATCACCGGTTTAGAATTGGGCGCTGATGACTATGTAGTTAAACCATTTTCCCCGAAAGAACTGGAAGCACGGATTCGTTCAGTCCTCAGACGAGTAGATAAAACCGGTGCGTCTGGTATTCCCAGTTCGGGAGTGATTCATGTTGGGAATATCAAAATCGATACCAACAAACGTCAAGTCTACAAAGGCGATGAGCGTATCAGATTGACAGGTATGGAATTTAGTCTCCTAGAATTGCTAGTCAGCCGTTCTGGAGAAGCCTTCTCCCGTTCTGAAATTCTGCAAGAGGTTTGGGGATATACACCAGAACGTCACGTAGATACCCGTGTGGTTGATGTGCATATTTCCCGCTTACGCGCAAAATTAGAAGATGACCCCAGTAACCCTGAATTGATTCTCACAGCACGAGGTACTGGCTACCTGTTTCAACGGATAATTGAACCCGGAGAGGAGTAG
- a CDS encoding Uma2 family endonuclease, which yields MTAIITPNYQITWEKLPDDYKLPDDPVDNINQPFLAAALTQSLELAGKLPPNALTPTNYGICATLNGKTVVKAPDWAYIPNIIVSREEVTRSYTPQLEGDIPVIVIEFLSDTDGSEYSSKPTYPPGKWFFYEYILKVPNYAIFEPNTGELEVYRLDQSAGRYSPQTPNENQHYWIAEMNLYLGVWQGTRENRTGNWLRWWDETGQLLLWGSELVEKERQRAERLAAQLRAAGIEPED from the coding sequence ATGACAGCCATCATCACCCCCAACTACCAAATCACTTGGGAAAAGCTACCCGATGATTACAAGCTACCAGACGATCCAGTGGACAACATCAACCAACCATTTCTCGCCGCAGCACTCACCCAAAGCCTGGAACTAGCGGGAAAACTGCCACCTAACGCCCTTACACCAACAAATTACGGTATTTGTGCCACATTAAATGGTAAAACTGTCGTTAAAGCCCCAGACTGGGCATATATTCCTAATATCATAGTCAGTAGAGAAGAAGTAACCCGCAGTTACACCCCTCAATTAGAGGGAGACATCCCCGTAATTGTCATAGAGTTTCTATCTGATACAGATGGGAGCGAATATTCTAGTAAACCCACTTACCCCCCTGGTAAATGGTTTTTTTACGAGTACATCTTAAAAGTACCTAATTACGCCATTTTTGAACCCAATACCGGAGAGTTAGAGGTATATCGCCTAGATCAAAGTGCAGGTAGATACAGCCCACAAACCCCCAACGAAAACCAACATTACTGGATAGCCGAAATGAATCTCTACCTTGGCGTATGGCAAGGTACGCGAGAAAACCGCACAGGTAATTGGTTACGCTGGTGGGATGAAACCGGACAACTACTACTATGGGGTTCAGAGTTAGTGGAAAAAGAACGCCAACGCGCCGAAAGGCTAGCAGCACAACTACGCGCCGCCGGAATTGAGCCGGAAGATTAG
- a CDS encoding C2 family cysteine protease yields the protein MPFDNAGNTLNTARKLALTTNIQTLTDWVGSSDIDDFYSFNLTGRSSVNITLDGLSSDANVRLIKDANNNGFVENNETIVGSYKSGTEIDSIQRTLDPGNYFIKVYFKGSDTNYNLKVFENVAPTSLQFNLNSTSLNTTDTLSINNAWVSDANGVSDISKVDFRIQKAGGKWLSVADATVFTPDASNGNRASFNYSLSLKNFNFGAGQYILQGIAYDQTGATSNVFKQTFTIITEQNNTTMPFDNAGNTLNTARKLALTTNIQTLTDWVGSSDIDDFYSFNLTGRSSVNITLDGLSSDANVRLIKDANSNGLVENNETIVGSYKSGTQIDAIRKTLDAGNYFIKVYFKGSDTNYNLKVFANTVTTTALTPALTPAPTPAPTPAPTPVQDWFSKNLLDQQIITLARNLASDSDLSRQDMLSIFRNAQDNSAIDVNEVKDLKTLLGASTPFTMQDSVKWLSKQVSNGASVNMSATDFESNLVGRWFLGTIAPTPVFNGKNLSYTVVKGSLYGSSGEARIGDIDQNKLGDCTFLAALGATFGRQSDDAGNTSSYLINSMITDNGDNTYTVRFYSRTSFDPGEAQYVTVDRRIATSIAAKRNNGVLWVALVEKAYAQWIEWRTGVAGYNAIGNGSNLSAPLRYVTGQETTNYSIKQVSFSTLETALVNGQSVTAARAGTKDSKYIVSNHGYSLTNTYIDTSGQQRVVVRNPWGIDGKSLSGSNDGFIDLSFEEFTQSFSYGITIA from the coding sequence ATGCCTTTTGATAATGCAGGTAACACATTAAATACTGCGAGAAAATTAGCCCTCACTACTAATATTCAGACTCTCACCGACTGGGTGGGTTCGTCAGATATTGACGATTTCTATAGTTTTAATCTGACTGGTCGCAGTAGCGTTAATATCACTCTTGATGGGTTGAGTTCAGATGCAAATGTACGACTAATCAAAGATGCCAACAATAATGGATTCGTTGAGAATAATGAGACTATTGTTGGTTCTTACAAGAGTGGAACTGAAATTGATTCAATTCAGAGAACTTTAGATCCTGGAAATTATTTTATTAAAGTCTACTTCAAAGGTAGTGACACTAACTACAACCTAAAAGTATTTGAAAATGTTGCCCCAACTTCACTACAGTTTAATCTCAATAGCACCAGCCTTAATACAACGGACACTCTCAGCATCAACAATGCTTGGGTATCAGATGCAAACGGTGTTAGTGACATCTCAAAGGTAGACTTCCGCATTCAAAAAGCTGGTGGTAAATGGCTATCTGTGGCTGATGCTACGGTATTTACTCCTGATGCTAGCAATGGAAATAGGGCAAGTTTTAACTATAGTTTATCCCTCAAAAATTTCAATTTTGGGGCTGGTCAATATATTCTTCAAGGGATAGCTTACGACCAGACTGGTGCTACCAGCAATGTATTCAAGCAGACATTTACAATAATTACAGAGCAAAACAATACAACCATGCCTTTTGATAATGCAGGTAACACATTAAATACTGCGAGAAAATTAGCCCTTACCACTAATATTCAGACTCTCACAGACTGGGTGGGTTCGTCAGATATCGATGATTTCTACAGTTTTAATCTGACTGGTCGCAGTAGCGTTAATATCACTCTTGATGGGTTGAGTTCAGATGCAAATGTACGACTAATCAAAGATGCCAACAGTAATGGATTAGTTGAGAATAATGAGACTATTGTTGGTTCTTACAAGAGTGGAACTCAAATTGATGCAATTCGGAAGACTTTAGATGCTGGAAATTATTTTATTAAAGTCTACTTCAAAGGTAGTGACACTAATTACAACCTGAAAGTATTTGCAAATACAGTAACGACCACAGCACTAACTCCAGCACTAACTCCAGCACCGACTCCAGCACCGACTCCAGCACCAACTCCGGTTCAAGATTGGTTTAGTAAAAATCTACTTGACCAACAAATTATTACATTGGCGCGGAACTTAGCATCTGATAGCGATTTAAGTCGTCAGGATATGCTGAGTATCTTTAGAAATGCTCAAGATAATTCTGCAATTGATGTTAATGAGGTAAAAGACCTTAAGACATTGTTAGGTGCAAGCACACCTTTCACTATGCAAGATTCTGTGAAATGGTTATCCAAACAGGTGAGTAATGGTGCATCTGTCAATATGAGTGCTACTGATTTTGAGTCTAATTTAGTTGGTCGTTGGTTTTTAGGAACAATAGCACCGACACCTGTATTTAATGGTAAAAACCTCTCTTACACTGTGGTGAAAGGTAGTCTGTATGGTAGTTCCGGCGAAGCGCGAATTGGTGATATTGATCAAAATAAACTAGGTGATTGTACATTTTTAGCCGCTTTAGGTGCAACCTTTGGTCGCCAGTCTGATGATGCAGGCAACACTTCTAGTTATTTGATTAATAGCATGATCACAGATAATGGTGATAACACCTACACTGTGCGCTTTTACTCCAGAACATCTTTTGATCCTGGTGAAGCACAATACGTGACCGTTGATCGTCGGATTGCTACCAGTATTGCCGCTAAGAGAAATAACGGTGTTCTTTGGGTAGCTTTAGTTGAAAAAGCTTATGCTCAATGGATCGAATGGAGAACAGGTGTAGCTGGTTATAATGCAATAGGTAACGGCAGCAATCTTTCTGCTCCTCTCCGGTATGTTACAGGACAAGAAACCACTAACTATAGTATCAAACAAGTTAGTTTTTCGACGCTAGAAACAGCTTTAGTAAACGGTCAGAGTGTGACAGCAGCAAGAGCGGGTACTAAAGATAGCAAATATATTGTCAGTAATCACGGTTATTCATTGACAAATACCTATATCGACACTAGCGGTCAGCAACGGGTTGTAGTGCGAAATCCCTGGGGTATAGATGGTAAGTCTCTAAGTGGTAGCAACGACGGGTTTATCGACTTGTCCTTTGAAGAATTCACTCAATCTTTTAGTTATGGAATTACCATTGCTTAA
- a CDS encoding cofactor assembly of complex C subunit B: MTKSDPNRVLRRLPLVVGGLGSVLLLINRLLTPEITNSQARGDVVGVILSAVLILTGLIWQQVQPRSPDAVELIGEEGFVLADDLPEAVKTELAWASHLLLTNTVTRSLVVFYQGKVLLRRGILGNKSEVVPGTIVKRVLEKQQPIYLVALYVYPGRVEFDYLPENTQGVICQPIGNEGVLILGANAPRSYTKQDENWIAGIADKLAVTLTSI, encoded by the coding sequence ATGACTAAATCTGATCCTAATCGAGTTTTGCGACGCTTACCCTTGGTAGTCGGTGGGTTAGGCTCTGTGCTTTTGCTGATCAACCGTTTATTGACACCAGAAATTACCAATTCCCAAGCGCGGGGTGATGTTGTTGGTGTAATTTTGAGTGCTGTGCTGATTTTAACTGGTTTAATTTGGCAACAAGTCCAGCCGCGATCGCCTGATGCTGTAGAACTGATTGGTGAAGAAGGTTTTGTTTTAGCAGATGATTTACCAGAAGCCGTGAAAACAGAACTAGCCTGGGCATCACATTTATTGTTAACTAATACGGTAACGCGATCGCTAGTAGTTTTCTATCAAGGCAAAGTTTTGTTACGTCGCGGCATTCTGGGAAACAAATCAGAAGTCGTTCCAGGCACAATTGTTAAACGGGTTTTAGAAAAGCAACAGCCTATCTATCTAGTAGCTTTATATGTCTACCCCGGAAGAGTAGAATTTGATTATTTGCCAGAAAACACTCAAGGGGTAATTTGTCAACCAATTGGCAATGAAGGTGTATTGATTTTAGGAGCAAATGCACCCAGAAGTTACACAAAACAAGATGAAAATTGGATAGCTGGGATTGCTGATAAATTAGCAGTAACTCTCACATCAATATGA
- a CDS encoding helix-turn-helix domain-containing protein, giving the protein MSLRLQVEIKESQEELEKAVKYAVEASSKERLQMLYWLKTGQVNNRRSLAQLLGRDEATITRWLKKYKEGGYRGLLEVKQAPGKEAIVSGENLERLKQRLCEPQVFNSYSEIQEWICTELGVNIAYKTVYQLVRYKLGAKLKFSPPKNGK; this is encoded by the coding sequence ATGAGTCTGAGATTGCAAGTGGAGATAAAAGAAAGCCAAGAAGAATTAGAAAAAGCTGTGAAATATGCTGTAGAAGCTAGTAGCAAAGAACGATTACAAATGCTCTATTGGTTAAAAACTGGTCAAGTTAATAACAGGCGATCGCTCGCACAACTTTTGGGACGTGATGAAGCAACAATAACGCGTTGGTTGAAAAAATATAAGGAAGGAGGATACAGAGGTTTATTGGAGGTGAAACAAGCACCTGGTAAAGAAGCGATAGTAAGCGGAGAGAACTTAGAACGTTTAAAACAAAGATTGTGTGAACCACAAGTATTTAATAGTTATAGCGAGATTCAAGAATGGATCTGCACCGAATTAGGAGTGAATATTGCTTATAAAACCGTATACCAGCTAGTAAGGTACAAACTTGGTGCAAAGCTAAAATTTTCTCCTCCAAAAAATGGCAAATAG
- a CDS encoding DUF456 domain-containing protein — protein sequence MQIIYWLLLALMIVGIIGAVVPAIPGTSLILVAIIIWGIVSHSFVSIQIPLIVTGIVLILSIGVDFLAGYIGAKQAGASKWGQIGAFVGFILGFLGLLPTLPVGGPLLGILFGPLLGAIIAEYIYCRQLGLAIKAGIGIVVGTVVGNLIQGLLAIAAVAVFLWTTWPQVFGN from the coding sequence ATGCAAATTATCTATTGGCTGCTGCTGGCTTTAATGATTGTCGGGATTATTGGTGCGGTAGTTCCCGCCATCCCTGGAACTAGTTTAATTTTAGTAGCTATTATTATTTGGGGAATAGTTAGTCATTCCTTTGTATCTATCCAAATACCTTTGATTGTGACAGGGATTGTTTTAATTTTAAGTATTGGGGTTGATTTTTTAGCTGGTTATATAGGTGCAAAACAAGCAGGTGCTAGCAAATGGGGACAAATTGGCGCATTTGTAGGTTTTATACTGGGATTTTTAGGATTGCTACCAACTTTACCCGTGGGTGGTCCACTGTTAGGTATTTTATTCGGGCCACTATTAGGTGCGATTATTGCTGAGTATATTTACTGTCGTCAACTAGGATTAGCGATTAAAGCAGGTATAGGTATTGTCGTCGGTACAGTTGTTGGGAATTTGATTCAAGGATTGTTAGCGATCGCTGCTGTTGCTGTTTTCCTCTGGACAACTTGGCCACAGGTGTTTGGCAATTAG
- the radA gene encoding DNA repair protein RadA, giving the protein MAKPKTFYICNECGAESPQWFGKCPACGTYNSLEEQISIQSSVDIPSRGVSAWHATQGNGKTGNKPKPAKARASLTFDQISDRQLTRWESGYEELDRVLGGGIVPGSMVLIGGDPGIGKSTLLLQVSNKLAQRYRILYVSGEESGQQVKLRASRLGVTNLLNVVSDENSEAETAVTLAAVSPEGIGADLYVLPETDLEEILKEIDSLKPNVTVIDSIQTVFFPALTSAPGSVAQVRECTAALMKVAKHEDITMLIVGHVTKEGAIAGPKVLEHLVDTVLYFEGDRFASHRLLRTVKNRFGATHEIGIFEMVEHGLQQVLNPSELFLGNRDDPAPGTAIVVACEGTRPIVVELQALVSPTSYPSPRRAGTGIDYNRLVQILAVLEKRVGIPMSKLDSYVASAGGLNVGEPAVDLGIAIAIVASFRDRIVDPGTVLIGEVGLGGQVRAVSQMELRLKEAAKLGFKRAIIPKGQKFPDFDIEILQVSKVIDAIIAAIPHQELTDEDLDPDEE; this is encoded by the coding sequence ATGGCAAAGCCTAAAACTTTTTACATTTGTAACGAATGTGGAGCAGAATCTCCCCAGTGGTTTGGTAAGTGTCCAGCTTGTGGTACTTACAACTCCCTAGAAGAACAAATTAGCATTCAGTCTTCAGTAGATATACCCAGCCGGGGAGTCAGTGCTTGGCACGCCACACAAGGTAATGGGAAAACTGGGAATAAACCAAAACCAGCAAAAGCCAGAGCTTCCTTAACATTTGACCAAATTAGCGATCGCCAACTCACCCGTTGGGAGTCTGGTTATGAAGAATTGGATCGGGTGCTTGGGGGTGGAATAGTACCCGGCTCTATGGTGCTAATTGGTGGTGATCCGGGTATTGGTAAATCTACTTTGCTATTACAAGTATCCAATAAATTGGCTCAGAGATACCGCATTCTTTATGTTTCTGGGGAAGAATCAGGACAACAAGTTAAGTTAAGAGCTTCTCGCTTAGGAGTGACAAACCTGCTCAATGTTGTTAGTGATGAAAATTCCGAAGCAGAAACAGCAGTAACATTGGCAGCAGTATCACCGGAAGGGATAGGTGCAGATTTATACGTCTTGCCAGAAACAGACTTAGAAGAAATTTTGAAAGAGATAGATTCTCTCAAACCAAATGTAACAGTGATTGACAGTATTCAAACCGTATTTTTTCCGGCTTTAACTTCAGCACCTGGTTCAGTAGCTCAAGTCAGGGAATGTACGGCGGCGTTGATGAAAGTGGCAAAACACGAAGACATCACAATGTTAATAGTGGGACACGTCACCAAAGAAGGGGCGATCGCCGGGCCGAAAGTTTTAGAACACTTAGTAGATACGGTACTGTATTTTGAAGGCGATCGCTTCGCCTCCCATAGATTATTAAGGACAGTCAAAAACCGCTTCGGTGCAACCCACGAAATCGGCATCTTTGAAATGGTAGAACATGGGCTGCAACAAGTCCTCAACCCCAGCGAGTTATTTTTAGGTAATCGTGACGATCCCGCACCGGGTACAGCCATTGTTGTGGCTTGCGAAGGGACACGTCCCATTGTCGTAGAATTGCAAGCTTTGGTAAGTCCTACAAGTTACCCCTCACCGCGTCGGGCTGGTACAGGTATAGATTATAACCGCTTAGTGCAGATTCTCGCCGTTTTAGAAAAGCGGGTGGGGATACCCATGTCCAAATTAGATTCCTACGTTGCGTCTGCTGGGGGTTTAAATGTGGGAGAACCAGCCGTAGATTTAGGAATTGCCATTGCGATCGTTGCCAGTTTCCGCGATCGCATCGTTGATCCAGGTACAGTATTAATCGGTGAAGTCGGCTTAGGTGGACAGGTGCGAGCCGTTTCTCAGATGGAACTGAGGTTAAAAGAAGCCGCTAAACTAGGATTTAAACGAGCGATTATTCCTAAAGGTCAAAAATTCCCCGACTTTGACATCGAAATTTTACAAGTCTCCAAAGTCATAGATGCAATTATTGCCGCCATTCCCCATCAAGAACTGACAGACGAAGATTTAGATCCAGATGAAGAATAG
- a CDS encoding PEP-CTERM sorting domain-containing protein, whose protein sequence is MMSKSQFLKAAVAVLAMGTIATAGVFTSASSAEAAVLKGQAAYSGIGAGPFSPVTSILASDGSITFSSPNLVGLVAQTGSFTAFSAAQISDISPIPGTFDPAKLLFDFGADLAGLTDGKNVFKATSVSDYVIASDGGTGSSIALAFKGYFLGENETEKSSGSVNLNFTSVQSVAAVESILLAGGTGTIQSTFSGMTVAAVPEPTTMLGLGLVAAGMTVARRRKAVNA, encoded by the coding sequence ATGATGTCTAAATCCCAATTTTTGAAAGCGGCAGTTGCAGTTTTAGCTATGGGTACAATAGCTACTGCTGGTGTCTTCACCTCTGCTAGTTCTGCTGAAGCTGCTGTTTTAAAAGGTCAAGCTGCTTACAGTGGAATTGGTGCTGGTCCTTTCTCACCCGTAACCTCAATCCTTGCATCAGACGGTAGTATCACATTTTCTAGTCCTAATTTAGTAGGATTAGTTGCACAAACCGGTTCTTTTACGGCTTTTAGTGCTGCTCAAATTTCTGATATTTCACCCATTCCAGGTACTTTTGACCCAGCAAAGCTTCTTTTTGATTTTGGTGCTGACCTTGCTGGTTTGACCGATGGAAAAAATGTTTTCAAGGCTACCAGTGTATCTGACTATGTGATTGCTAGTGATGGTGGAACTGGTTCTTCCATAGCACTAGCTTTTAAGGGTTACTTTTTAGGTGAGAACGAAACTGAAAAATCATCTGGTTCTGTTAATTTGAACTTCACCAGTGTACAGAGTGTAGCCGCAGTAGAATCAATTCTATTAGCCGGTGGAACTGGAACAATACAATCAACATTCTCTGGCATGACTGTAGCTGCCGTTCCTGAACCCACTACAATGTTAGGCTTAGGTTTAGTGGCTGCTGGAATGACTGTGGCTCGTCGTCGCAAAGCTGTAAATGCTTAA
- a CDS encoding DUF456 domain-containing protein, with amino-acid sequence MQIIYWLLLALMIVSIIGAVVPAIGGPLLGILFGPLLGAIIAEYIYCRQLGLAIKAGIGIVVGTVVGNLIQGLLAIAAFVVFLVTTWP; translated from the coding sequence ATGCAAATTATCTATTGGCTGCTGCTGGCTTTAATGATTGTAAGTATTATTGGTGCTGTAGTTCCCGCCATAGGTGGTCCACTGTTAGGTATTTTATTCGGGCCACTATTGGGTGCGATTATTGCTGAGTATATTTACTGTCGTCAACTAGGATTAGCGATTAAAGCAGGTATAGGTATTGTCGTCGGTACAGTTGTTGGGAATTTGATTCAAGGATTATTAGCGATCGCAGCTTTCGTAGTTTTCCTTGTCACAACCTGGCCGTAG
- a CDS encoding IS4 family transposase, with the protein MVEDEVIAEQLEKLLTPAITNQENYYRKLGLRERILNLPLMMAAVLTLLWRDIAGVRELTRMLARDGFLWCNPTKVSQQAVSQRFLTFPSELFEKVFKDLLPSLRTAWHSRNKRPLPESIQFTLSKFEKIWIVDGSTLEALFRKLQSLESAQRGQLAGKMSTVIDLMTRLPVEIWFEENPKASDTKSEENILNLVTTRTLLLLDRGFYHFKFWHQLIEKKVDFITRIKKGAAIKIEQVFTDSYGLRDRKIRLGSGTNKTPFITLRLIEVRSGKTWHSYLTSVLDPNVLPPYVVADLYRRRWRIEDAFNTVKRLLGLSYLWTGSINGIKLQIWATWLFYAVLVDLGDAVADELSLPFDEISLEMIYRGLYHFTMAHQKGKATDPVKYFADPQNRDLGIIKQKRKPNIKLIVAPFPDLQRGSDQFFFNNSLKAS; encoded by the coding sequence ATGGTGGAAGACGAAGTAATTGCAGAGCAACTGGAAAAATTATTGACCCCAGCGATTACAAATCAAGAAAATTACTACCGAAAACTAGGACTCAGAGAACGGATACTGAATTTACCATTGATGATGGCTGCGGTACTAACCTTGTTATGGCGAGACATAGCCGGAGTCAGAGAACTGACAAGAATGTTAGCTAGAGACGGTTTTCTGTGGTGTAATCCTACAAAAGTTAGTCAACAAGCTGTATCACAGAGATTTTTGACATTTCCATCAGAATTATTTGAAAAAGTATTTAAAGATTTACTGCCTAGTTTAAGAACAGCTTGGCATAGTAGAAATAAACGACCGTTGCCAGAAAGTATTCAGTTTACATTATCAAAATTCGAGAAAATTTGGATAGTAGACGGGTCAACACTGGAGGCATTGTTTAGAAAATTACAAAGCTTAGAGTCGGCTCAAAGAGGGCAATTAGCAGGAAAAATGAGTACAGTCATTGATTTAATGACCAGATTACCTGTAGAAATTTGGTTTGAAGAAAATCCCAAGGCATCTGACACTAAATCGGAAGAAAATATCCTAAATTTAGTTACAACAAGAACTTTACTCTTATTAGATAGAGGTTTTTATCACTTTAAGTTTTGGCATCAGTTAATCGAGAAAAAAGTTGACTTTATTACGAGAATAAAAAAAGGAGCAGCAATCAAGATAGAACAGGTATTTACAGATAGCTATGGACTCAGGGACAGAAAGATACGTCTGGGTTCTGGCACAAATAAGACCCCATTTATTACCTTACGGTTAATTGAAGTGCGTTCTGGAAAAACATGGCATTCTTATTTAACAAGCGTTCTAGATCCTAATGTTTTACCCCCTTATGTTGTAGCCGATTTATATCGACGACGTTGGCGCATTGAAGATGCTTTTAATACTGTCAAAAGACTCTTAGGGCTAAGTTATTTATGGACGGGTTCAATTAATGGGATTAAGTTGCAGATTTGGGCAACTTGGTTATTTTATGCGGTTTTAGTAGATTTAGGTGATGCTGTAGCTGACGAACTTTCTCTGCCTTTTGATGAGATTTCATTAGAAATGATTTATCGTGGTCTTTATCATTTTACGATGGCTCATCAAAAAGGTAAGGCAACAGACCCTGTTAAGTATTTTGCTGACCCTCAAAATCGAGATTTAGGGATTATCAAACAGAAGCGAAAACCAAACATTAAGTTAATTGTCGCTCCTTTCCCTGATCTTCAACGAGGGTCTGACCAGTTTTTCTTCAACAATTCTCTCAAAGCCTCTTGA